The Elaeis guineensis isolate ETL-2024a chromosome 3, EG11, whole genome shotgun sequence region TTCCTGACTTCATTACCTTGTATTTATGGATTATGGTTTGGTGAGATATTATCAAACCATCACTGTGGTGGCGCAGCAGGCATTTGTAGAATTCATGATTCATTTTGTCTTTAACATAGTTTAGCttgaaatagttttctttgacaAGGATTTGGATTATCTATATTATTGTCTTGCCGAGCCATTAAATTTCATATGTAGGTTCTGATTCTTGGCTTAACCAACTTGTCTTTCATGGAGTCCCTACAGCTACTTCCTTTATTCTCTGTCTTTCTCCATTAGTTCACATGCGCATCATACAAGACTTTCTATATCTTAGTTCCATCTCTGTTGCCTTGACATCTAAATTGTAACTTGAACTTCTTTGTTTTATCTACTAGCATGTTTTTCATAAGTGCCATGGCCATCTTTCTACCATAATATCCAGATGTTTGCATTGCAACTAAATTGCAGTTTTACCATACTTTTTGGTCATTAATGGCCCTCTTACATATATATTGACCCCATAATTTGCATGTTTCATTGCAGTTCCATGTTAATGTACATTACCTAAATCCGACTTCACCAATTAGCATCTCTGTTGGTGATCTTCTTTCCATCTTGCATCATCTGTGTCATGTGCTTGTTCTATTTTGTAATTTCTATTTTGTCACCATGGTTTAAGATGATCTTTTGGCAATTCGAGTTGTGATTCTGGCCTCGTTGAAATTGTTGGATATCACTCATAAGTCATAATATTATGTCTTATTACTGTATGCCTTTTCTATGCTAAATACTTGGCTTTGCTTAGTTCCTTTTGGGGATTAGTCGACTCATTGGTAGGCTTGCCTTTCTAATAATTAACACTTTTCACCTTGCCTTTGTGGCCATGTATCCTCAGCCCTCATCTTGGTTCATTGATCAAACTCAGCACCTTGGGCAAACCAGATCAAGTTAATTTGCCCCTATGTTTCTATGTACCTTTTCTATGCTCTTCCTGTATGGTCTAAGTTAGCCAAACTTTCTTGAGGAAGTTTTTAGTGTATATGCCACCTTTAGTTTTATGGTGGGAATGTTATTAGATCAGTTGCACAGCAGCCTCTTGATTCTTGAGCATGTGCGTCTTGTTCTTGTGAAcaactttgttttcttttttcatcttttctGTTTTCTACTGAGACCTTAGGTTTTACTAATTTCTCTTAGAACTGTTTGCTTTCACCTATGTTGCTTATCAGTGGTTATTGATATGATGTGGGGCTACCTAATATTCTGAGAcaaagatatatttatatattagttTGTAGGAAAATAATGTATAAAATGGATATTTTGGTGTATCTGATAAGTGATAAAAATGTTTAAACAGTTTGATTTATGTGTCATTATGATTGTGCAGGAGCTTAAGGATGTGCTTGCAGGTGTACCAGAGATTGTAGAGCTGGTTGGTGATGAGGATGCCAGCAAGGTTCTGAATGCTAAAGAGCAAGATGGATATGCGGAAGTAAAACCCATTCTACAGTCAATCTTCACTAAGCTTATGTCAGCAAATAAAGAGGCAGTTTCTGAATTGGTATCCAAATTAAAATGTCGTTTGAATGTGGAAAATAAGGTACTTGGAATTACTGAATCATATGGAATGTCATAGTTTTTGGTTGTTATTTATTTCTTTGAAATATAGCACCATTTCAGTTACATCATTTTGGCATAGCTAATTACTTCTGGTCAAGTAATTCTTCATGACACCATAAATAATTCTCTCTCATTTCATATCGAACTCGTGAATCTTTTTCCTTATTTACCTCACTTTATAACAGACTCTGGAAAGCTGTCTCCTTGCTATCTTAACATCCACATCTTGACTAAACTATGAGCTTAAATGTGAATATTGGGTATGAACTCAACCTTATGTTCTGCTCCCTAAGTTAATATAGTTCAAACCTGTAGCTCAATCATTTGACCGGGTATTTTGCAACTTCCAGGTCTTGGGTGTGAATATTTGTAGCTTTGCATATCAGTTGGATGTTTAATTATTTACCTATATATGGATCCATAAGAATAGTTCAATAAACATGGATTGCCAAATTACTAACTTTTCTAGCCAGGCACGTCAGACTGACattttttgattttggattttcTGTTTGTGACCTTGTAGTACTGCTTGACCTTATGTGAGcataaatgttttttttttttgttaagtaCATACGTATATTTATTTGGATAAAAAAGCAACCTATACATTTCATAAAAGAATTTCTGGATTTGAAATTTAGCCTAACTGCAAGACTTTCTGATGATGCACAGAAGTTTCTAGAAAATCTACTATTCCGTAGAAGGTATTTGATTAGTCGAATGAAAGGATGAATAGGTGTTGTTTGCTGCAATTCCCAGACTTTGTGCCCATTTTCAGATTGCACCTTACAAAAGTTTGATATACTCTGTACTGAAATGCTTGCTGCTAGGAAAGGCTGCCAGTGATCTCAGAATCCTTTTTCTGTGAAAGCTGCACCTGGAAATTGGTTTTAATGCATACTTCTGGCATGCTAACTTTTGATCATGCTTACATGCTTAGAAAGGGTGATTGGTAGTTGGAGGACCTGCTTTCTCTCATTATCTCATAATTCTGCATCTTACGTTTACAATCCTGTCATGCAATATCTGAAGGCCTTTTTGGCTATTGTTTGTCATAGTTAGGTTTTCATTGTGTTAAAATGCTAGCTGCTGTGATATAATAACCTGCATTTTGTAAATAAACAGGAAGAATTACATATGGGTTGATACATGATATAGAAGGTAAAGCAAGTGCTCATGTTTTCTTCTTGACTTGTTTTATGGCATGAAATCCAAGCATATATACATAGGACACATTCTTTACATTTGTTAAACATTTTGTCTAAAATTATACATATCATCAACAGTCTCTTTTGCCTAGCAAGCCAGTGCGGTGACATTTCAGCCTAATGAAAGATCTAGGATCCCAATGATTTATGGTTTCcagatttttatttgatattggATTTGCTGATGTTCGTAGCATGTAATTTGAATCAGATTAGGAAGTTGACAGAAAAGGAACAGCTAGTATTGCTATTAGAGCAGCAGTATCCAGCTGATGTTGGAGTTATATCCGCCTTCTTCTTTAATTACGTGAAGCTTAGTCCTGGTGAAGCACTCTATATTGGAGCAAATGAACCCCACGCCTATATTTCTGGTGACTGTATTGAATGCATGGCCACATCAGATAATGTTGTACGAGCTGGGCTAACACCTAAGTACAGGGACGTGCAGACACTTTGTTCTATGCTGACATATAAACAGGTGTGTATTTCTTATCATCTATCCCTGGTGAAGAGCTTTTCACTTTATTCATGCTTTAGTTTACCTTGTTGGCTAGCAgttcaagtttaattttaaaatataacatgttgATTATTTATGTCTTCTCATTTTGCAATAAATGCAGAGTCTTGTGAAATATTTGAGTATTTTGCTAAATTCGTAGCTGATAATTCTTGAAGTGACAATACTAAACATGTAATAGCAAGTGCCTTGCTTTGAGTATCTATCACATGCTTCTACCTAAGAAACAGAACACAAACTATTTTTGTTTCGTTAAGCTCGTGTAGATGGTTACATGTTTCTACCGAAAGTGGATGATTGTTGGACATTGTTGAGATATCTCTGTGTAATTTAAGCTTAGACATCAAATTTTTTCATACTAATTGAAGGTTTATTTTGCAAAATTACCTCACTTGTAACTAAAGCAACTGGAGGCCTGTGAAAGAACTTCAACAGTTAACAGCAAATGCTGCCTCTTTATCTGTGGTTGAAGAGTGTTAAAACTAGTGATCAGTGCGAACTCCACTCCTATTTGTAGCAAATACCATTTTCTTCACAAATTTGGAAAACCTCCATCTAATAATCTTAGACAGTGTTGGATGGAAGTCTTCTTTATCCTATATGAAGAGGCTAATATGAATCAATCTTGGTGGTAACCTCCATTGATGTTCCTATCGGTTTGAACCATATTGATTATTGAAGGTCTTGGGCAATATTATCATGTAATGGTAGCTACTAAATTTTTCTGTATTCTCAAATTGAATGGACACATGCTGGGTTTGTTTGCTTACCAATTTTCCTTGCCACTGTTGTACCAAGCCAGCTTTAGTAGCTTCAGTCTTCCACCTAGAGTGCTGCACGTTCTCTAGAATCTTATCCTGCTACCATTGTAGCTTCCTAACATCTGCACAATCAAGTAAGTAGATAGTTCCATTGAGAAATTATCCTAGGGGTTTTGCTATAGTGCTCCAAAGGGTAGTTTAgtctttttataattaatttatttttgatcgtcGGACTAGATGGATGGTTTGAATTTTTCCATCAACTATTAGTTGGAGCACCAGATGTGCATGGCTTGTGTGGTAAAATACCCCAAACCTTAGGGTTAATTGAATGCTAGTTTTTTTTTCCCCAAAAGCTTTGGTGAGGTAGAGTTGGGGAAGGCCCGAGGAAGAGTTGGGGGAGGTGTGCATAGAGGGGGGAGGTGTGCGGCATTGTCGTCACCAAGGGTAGAGGAAGAGGAGGGGGGTGCAGTAGACAAAGTTGTCAAATCAGGATTCGACTCGTGAAGCGGCCATTCCTTAACTCGAATCGCGACTCGAATCGTAAGATTCGATAacaaattcaatttttttataaaacaatAGATATTAGCATAAAAACAAAATTAACATTataaaaatgctaaaaatataataatatcttattttttaCAATGATTCCAAGTAGGATCCAcaactttagattttttttttctaggtgCCATTATTCAATAAAACAACAATAcataattccactgtaaagtgTGTAAGCCAATCCCTATTAAAAAGTAAGAactgcaaaaaaaatattaaaaaaaagtaagaactgttaattttttttggttaagTGGCTGTGCCACagctgtgtgtgtgtgtttttttttctGTTAAGTAGCTGTGCCACGGCCCATGGGAACAATAGGCAACGCCACAGGTTAGCCCACAACAAATGtccgatcaaaaaaaaaaaagggggaaaaagcaTTCATCGGTGGCTTCGTACGTGGCTTCATAGGAAGATTCGAGAAAAAGCTTTGgccggattaaaaaaaaaaaaaggtttcgtGGTGGGTTCGGAGAAGAGAAACAGAGTAGGGGAGAGAAACAGAGAGATCGAGAGATTGGAGAAGAGaaatagaaatattaaaaaaaaaaggcttcGAGGTACCTACCGGACGAACGATGAACTCGTGGGGATGCTTCGAAGGCTTTGAGGATTCCTCTTTCCCACATGCTCTCTTCCTGTTCTCACCGTAGTCTTTGAAGACTCGAAGTAGTTGGAGAAGATGGAGAAACAGTCGCCAATAGAAGTTCAAAGGTTTGGGACTTAACTTTTTTTTGCCAAAATCCGACTCTTTCGCTTCCAAAAACAACGAACAATTGATTTGGGAGTTATCTTTTCCGACTCGACGGTATCGGATGATCCTGCAAGTCGCACGATTCAGCTGACGAGTCCACGATTCAGGTACGATTCTTTTTCTTTTGCGATTCTTCATTTCGGTTCGACTCGACCAGGCTTAGAATTATTTTGAATCACACGAGCCAAATCGTGACTCATACGATTCTAACAATGGAGACAAcagggaagaagaaagaagagagttggggggggggggggttgtggtGGCGTGAGCAGGAGGTGGCGTGCTCGTGGGAGGGGGGCGGTGGCCTGTGacggagaagagaaaaggagagaggggagggggggcACGAGCAGGAGGCAGTGTGCTTGCGGGAAGAGGGGTGGCACGAGCATGGGTGGGCGACAGCCTATggcgaagaagaagaaaggagagatCGAAAATTTTTTATGCTCAAAACTGGAATTTATAGATCCAATGTCATattcagtaaaaaattatgataggattGGGGGGGTTGCATGAGCAGGAGGTGGTGCACTTGCGAGAGGGAGGGAGGACGGCACGAAAGGGGGGGGGCCAAGGGAGCAGTGGCTTGcggtggagaagaagaaaggagagaagggGGCAGCATAAGCAGGCGATGGTGTGCTTGTGGGAGGGGAGGGGGCGGCACGAGCACGAGGGGCCGGGGGGGCGGCGGCCTGtggtggagaagaagaaaggagcacCAGGGGAGGGAAGTTGCGGGCTGGGGCGCTTGTGCGGGAGGTGGGGAGGCGGACGGTGGTCGATGGGAGGAGGGGGCCAGGGGGGAAGACCGCCGGGGAGGCGGGCAGGAGGTGGCGGGCGGTGGCGAGGAGCGAAGAAGAAGATGGaggataaaatataataaaatatttttttaaaaaataataaaatatgaaaaaaagataACAGTGTCATGTCTAAATTGTacttcataataaaaaaatattaatagaaTACCGTAGCAAAACCCTTATCCTAGTTCCACAATAAAATTGCCATTCagtctaatctttttttttttcttttagggaATCCCAATAGCATGCTTTAGTTTGAACTCTGGATGTAAGGACTAAATAAGCAAAAATCAGTAGCTTTATATAGTTCAGTATTTTTGTTTATTTGGATGTTTATTACGTTCTTTCGTCCATCTATATTTCCATGCTTTGTTCTCAGACTCATCCTCGAATCTGGTACCTAAGAGCCAGCTTTGCTGTTCGTTAGCATCTATTGATGTCATCAGTTTACATGTGAGGTTCTGTTTATTTGTTTAGTCATTGTTGGTTTCTGCTGGTAGCTCAATCAGAGAACCAACTCTTCATCATTGATGAATTTTTGGGCTTGTTGCCCTGTATGCCAGCCATATGAACGTGTTGATGCATTTGGTCACTGTTGCACACGGCTTTCTTGTACCCTTGTCCCATCAGTTGGTTTGTCCCCTGTGGTAGTGTAGTCAAATCTGCTTGTATTGTTTGTGTCATGCTTGGATATCTTCATCACTGCCTTGCGTACTGCAGTTTTTCGGTGCTTTGTTATAACTCACAGTGGGAGACGGTGAAGTGTCTTGAGTAGGGGCTGATTGGTGCTAAGAGTAGGTAGCTCTTTGACTCTGTGTACCGGAATCAATGTAAAGATGCTCGGCtttttgtatgtgtgtgtgtacatatatattccATTTTTTTCCCACAGGAACCATAATTAGGTTTTGCTGTATTTTCTTATTCATGAATTTGTGAGAAATGAAACTTGTCTAACATTCCACTTTATTATTTTCGCAATTCTGTACTTATGAATCATGGtaacatgaataaaaaataaatcctgTTCATCTGCATTTGTGCAGGGCTTTCCAGAAATTTTACGAGGAACTCCTCTAAATCATTACATTTCACGGTATACCCCTCCATTTGATGAATTTGAAGTTGATTGCTGCTCACTTTTGCCACAAGAGTCTCTTGTGTTCCCAGCATTAGCAGGCCCGTCTATTTTTGTTGTTGTGGCTGGGGAGGGAAGAATGCAGATGGGTTCTGCAGTTGATGAAGCAACGGTTATGGAGGGCCATGTATATTTTGTGCCTGCTAATGGTGAGATTGGGCTAACTGCTGGTACTGCTGGACCATTGCAACTTTATAGAGCTGGGGTGAATAGTAGAGTTCTTTAATTAATAATAATCAAAGATCTACTGCTACAAGTCTCAAATAAATATCAGAAAGTTCTAATGTTGTCTTCAGGAGCTGTTGGAGTTGTCCTTTTTCAGCTTTACGTCCATAATCAATGTTTATGCATAATGTGAGGTGTAATAGAGACCAATTGAGATATGTATAGTTAAATGAAAAAAGAATTTCGTTTTTATTGTTGTTCTATGGCTTTTGTACTTGGCACTTCACGGGTACTGCACCATGAAATgtttcttgtatttattttctgcAACTCTCAGATTGAAGTTTGTACATTGACGTGCAGTTGAAAAAACACACGTGCACAATTACAAGCTTGCACACAGAGACTGTGTTAGATTTTGGCACGTCGAATTTGATCTACAGTAGCAAAATTCGTTATAAtaaaatccaaaataaaaaaacCAACAGCAGATCCGACCTACAAGCATGGTCAGGACACGCAAGGCACGGTCCATTGCATGGTCCAGCACGTGCAGTGCATGCGGGTGTGCGGTCCAGTGCCTCATGCGAACCACCACAGGCCTCACACGGTCTATGC contains the following coding sequences:
- the LOC105041232 gene encoding mannose-6-phosphate isomerase 2, which encodes MEMEVSRPLRLRCSIQNYDWGKLGEDSRVARLFSRNSGAEIDPERPYAEFWMGTHESGPSFLARGESGGPDSEPLTLRKWILENPDVLGEKVVERWGSELPFLFKVLSVAKALSIQAHPDKELAGMLHKMRPSIYKDPNQKPEMAIALTDFKALCGFVSIEELKDVLAGVPEIVELVGDEDASKVLNAKEQDGYAEVKPILQSIFTKLMSANKEAVSELVSKLKCRLNVENKIRKLTEKEQLVLLLEQQYPADVGVISAFFFNYVKLSPGEALYIGANEPHAYISGDCIECMATSDNVVRAGLTPKYRDVQTLCSMLTYKQGFPEILRGTPLNHYISRYTPPFDEFEVDCCSLLPQESLVFPALAGPSIFVVVAGEGRMQMGSAVDEATVMEGHVYFVPANGEIGLTAGTAGPLQLYRAGVNSRVL